In one window of Coleofasciculaceae cyanobacterium DNA:
- a CDS encoding pentapeptide repeat-containing protein — protein MSFLKQPITYGAIALMSLISLSCTEFEQAQQPATTPPPPSTTPTVSEVNRLLSTKECSRCDLSGQNLVEADLEDAILTEADLSNAILSDADLENANLTGANLSGANLQDADLDNAILNNTDLSEANLQAASLEGVDLTQVNLTKTNLREANIDDANLAEAEFDETIMPDGIIRNLE, from the coding sequence ATGAGTTTTTTAAAACAACCGATAACCTATGGAGCGATCGCTCTAATGTCACTAATTTCTCTTAGCTGCACAGAATTCGAGCAAGCTCAACAGCCAGCAACAACTCCTCCACCGCCTTCTACGACTCCAACTGTATCCGAAGTAAACCGTTTACTGTCTACGAAAGAATGTTCCAGATGCGATCTAAGCGGTCAAAATTTGGTAGAAGCAGATTTAGAAGATGCCATTCTAACAGAGGCTGATTTAAGCAATGCTATACTGAGCGACGCTGATCTAGAAAACGCCAATTTAACAGGAGCAAATTTAAGTGGTGCTAATCTACAAGATGCAGACTTAGATAATGCCATTCTTAATAATACTGACCTGAGTGAAGCTAATTTACAAGCAGCAAGCCTTGAAGGAGTAGATTTGACGCAAGTAAATTTAACCAAAACTAATTTGCGAGAAGCAAACATTGACGACGCTAACTTAGCCGAAGCAGAATTTGACGAAACCATTATGCCAGATGGTATTATTCGTAATTTGGAATAG
- a CDS encoding class I SAM-dependent methyltransferase: protein MNTLKIVKQCVETSDSRLDLWISLVKSSKVKSMAEVGVYKGDFAYQLLQWCDSIEKYYMIDPWRHLKNWNKPANKNNNTFEQFFLEATEKTSFAADKTVILRGKTAEVVEKIPSRALDLAYIDGDHTLKGITIDLIRLFDKIRVGGWIGGDDFSSSIWQHTPNYEPTLVFPFAVYFAEAVGATIYALPYSQFLIEKNEVESFSFIDLTGKYNHLELKSQFNPWKIFKIKMMDISSFIKSK from the coding sequence ATGAATACCCTAAAAATCGTCAAACAATGTGTAGAAACATCCGATTCTAGACTCGATCTGTGGATTAGTCTGGTCAAATCCTCTAAGGTCAAAAGCATGGCGGAAGTAGGGGTTTATAAAGGAGATTTTGCCTATCAACTGCTTCAATGGTGTGATTCAATAGAAAAATATTATATGATTGACCCCTGGCGACACTTAAAGAATTGGAATAAACCCGCAAATAAGAATAACAATACTTTTGAGCAATTTTTCTTAGAAGCAACCGAAAAAACTAGTTTTGCAGCCGATAAAACAGTCATATTACGTGGCAAAACAGCCGAGGTAGTTGAAAAAATACCCAGTAGGGCGCTTGACTTGGCCTATATTGATGGTGACCATACCTTAAAAGGAATTACGATTGATTTAATCCGCTTGTTTGACAAAATTCGGGTTGGGGGATGGATAGGAGGAGATGACTTTAGTAGCTCAATTTGGCAACACACCCCAAATTATGAGCCTACTTTAGTTTTTCCCTTTGCCGTGTATTTTGCTGAAGCTGTAGGCGCTACGATATACGCCTTACCTTATTCACAGTTTTTAATTGAAAAAAACGAAGTTGAATCATTTTCCTTTATAGATTTAACAGGCAAATATAATCACTTAGAGCTTAAAAGCCAATTCAATCCTTGGAAAATTTTCAAAATCAAAATGATGGATATATCTTCTTTCATTAAATCAAAATAA
- the mgtE gene encoding magnesium transporter yields MRSQLQILLEQENFQGAKALLIPVQPPDIADAIEELPNPMQLIAFRLLPKEAISVYEHLQPNSQRSLLKQFKHQDVLDIIDRMSPEREASSLLLGYQPETAGRIMTPEYVSLRENLTVAQILERLRSLASTTETIYYLYIIDASRHLTGIASLRDLLTAQPEQNIDEIMTRNVMYVETGTDREEVARIIQHYDFVALPVVDRERRLVGIVTIDDVMDILEQEATEDIYTLGGVESKGDNYFQTNLLTVARKRVVWLFVLLVANTATSAVIQNQEDILEQFVALAAFIPLLIDAGGNVGAQSSTVVIRGLNTDEVRINEAIRIIRKETITGILLGAILAIAVTVWAYFLQGNLGVAVSVGIS; encoded by the coding sequence GTGCGCTCTCAGCTACAAATACTACTAGAACAAGAAAATTTTCAGGGTGCTAAAGCATTACTGATACCCGTACAGCCTCCTGATATTGCTGATGCTATTGAAGAATTGCCAAACCCAATGCAATTGATTGCTTTCCGCTTACTTCCTAAAGAGGCAATTAGTGTTTACGAACATCTTCAACCAAACTCACAGCGATCGCTATTAAAACAATTCAAGCATCAAGACGTTCTTGATATCATTGATCGGATGTCGCCAGAACGAGAAGCTAGTTCTCTGCTATTGGGTTATCAACCAGAAACGGCGGGGAGAATCATGACTCCAGAGTATGTTTCACTCCGAGAAAATCTAACCGTTGCCCAAATTTTAGAGCGACTTCGTAGTTTAGCTAGTACTACTGAAACTATTTACTATTTGTATATTATCGATGCTTCTCGTCACCTTACAGGAATTGCTTCTTTGCGGGATTTATTAACTGCTCAGCCAGAGCAAAATATTGACGAAATAATGACTCGTAATGTGATGTATGTAGAGACAGGCACTGATCGAGAAGAAGTGGCGCGAATTATCCAGCACTACGATTTTGTAGCCTTACCAGTGGTAGATCGAGAGCGTCGTTTGGTAGGCATTGTGACTATTGATGATGTCATGGATATTTTAGAACAAGAAGCAACCGAGGATATTTATACTCTTGGTGGAGTTGAATCTAAGGGCGATAATTATTTTCAAACTAATTTATTGACGGTTGCTCGTAAACGAGTTGTCTGGTTGTTTGTTCTCCTCGTTGCCAATACAGCCACCAGTGCTGTAATTCAAAATCAGGAAGATATTCTAGAGCAATTTGTGGCTTTAGCTGCCTTTATTCCTTTATTGATAGATGCAGGGGGAAATGTTGGGGCGCAATCTTCAACAGTTGTCATTCGCGGCTTGAATACAGATGAAGTGCGCATCAATGAAGCAATCAGAATAATCCGCAAAGAAACGATTACTGGAATATTACTGGGAGCGATTTTAGCAATAGCGGTGACGGTGTGGGCTTACTTTCTTCAGGGAAACTTAGGCGTGGCAGTCTCTGTCGGTATTAGTTAA